In Dermacentor andersoni chromosome 4, qqDerAnde1_hic_scaffold, whole genome shotgun sequence, the following proteins share a genomic window:
- the LOC140217290 gene encoding uncharacterized protein: protein MQDATDLGLNLMTDPAYPTRIGNSITRDTTPDLTFVRSNGGGMEDFEWRNTGHELGSDHYIVEVVVPLGGNDAVGRSLRKHRFTDWDAFRGLLPEEQTEITDIEQWSTEIVNKVEKATKEVETDERVHRVDSRLAHLIAAKQSILSRWKTQRTNRKLRKKVAELNREIESHSRVLCTQQWNEVCNAADGQMHCGKTWSMLRHLLDATTTMSHQHHNLAKIIHRALTEHGEDEVKKRLDDKYLPVTPTETHPDYLGEANEWLDRDIEVWEVRVALHDLNSNSAAGPDRVTNRALKNLNEAAIENLTAYFNTCWRAGSLPRQWKAAKTILIPKPGKPPNIENLRPISLTSCVGKALEHVLMNRWQRYLEDSGLYPNTVIGFRNKLGTQDAMIQLKNEILDDTTNTKDKRAILGLDLLSAFDKVRHSAILAQVSRLNMGKRTYAYIKDFLTERTTEIIAGDLRLQKKKLGSVGTSQGSVISPLLFNLVMIGVAERLSRVALVRHTISADDITLWVPGGSDGHIEDTLQEAVDAIEEQLDGSGLVCSPSKSELLVIPPKRTARKTKGNEPAREQDTIKIRTSGGHMIPVVEKIRVLGMLIERKRVNGETVNRLAAKVTTAIRLIKRVSHRTAGMKEESLTRLVESFAISHITYVAAFHNWRQCELNKINALIRKAYKAALGLLDCTSTDKFLALGVHNTLEEIAEAQRTAQLARLSETRTGRQVLRDLGLGPKEMGPENTEVPVPDAISRRLRVCPVPRNMNPEFHKERRAARAKALIDLHAKDRGAVFVDAAEYPHDRKAFAAAVVGASTGATRTAASVRTRGAHQAEEVAIALAIADPECTTVLCDSRTAVKNYARARVCGEAARVLRVVDLASESRCVVIKWFPAHMGSDVSDRGNANHNEAVNAAARGLTNRAAATTADPSWWWETKDKMTSYNEIVKWYRLERRTMPPPHPGLTRKEAVLYRQLQTGSLFTPVLMRHVCPSVYESDLCCVCRKERATAAHILWDCAKNPHEAATITTIPPRLEAATRCYDQDVQTQAVQQISAALERQRPSETGGRLPPQQRDELRCSRV, encoded by the exons ATGCAAGATGCTACCGACTTGGGACTAAATCTAATGACCGACCCAGCATACCCTACAAGAATCGGCAACTCGATCACCCGAGACACAACGCCCGATCTCACTTTCGTCAGGAGTAATGGCGGTGGTATGGAGGACTTCGAATGGCGCAACACGGGCCACGAATTGGGAAGTGACCATTACATTGTGGAGGTCGTTGTCCCGCTCGGTGGTAACGACGCAGTTGGCAGAAGCCTTCGGAAACATAGATTTACTGACTGGGACGCGTTTCGAGGATTGTTACCCGAGGAGCAAACCGAAATTACGGACATTGAGCAGTGGTCCACCGAGATTGTAAACAAGGTAGAAAAGGCCACCAAGGAAGTCGAGACGGACGAGCGTGTCCACAGGGTCGACAGCCGCCTCGCCCACCTCATCGCAGCCAAGCAGTCCATCCTGTCAAGGTGGAAGACGCAGAGGACAAAcagaaagctacgcaagaaggtCGCCGAACTCAACCGCGAGATCGAGTCCCACAGCCGAGTGCTATGCACACAGCAATGGAATGAGGTTTGTAACGCAGCGGACGGCCAGATGCACTGCGGCAAGACGTGGAGCATGCTGAGGCATCTTTTGGATGCGACCACGACCATGTCTCACCAGCACCACAACTTGGCCAAGATCATCCACAGGGCGCTGACCGAGCACGGGGAAGACGAAGTGAAGAAACGCCTcgacgacaagtacctcccggtCACTCCCACAGAGACGCACCCGGACTACCTAGGCGAAGCAAACGAGTGGCTAGATCGAGACATTGAAGTATGGGAAGTAAGGGTTGCCCTGCACGATCTCAACAGCAACTCCGCCGCTGGTCCCGACCGCGTTACGAACAGAGCGCTAAAAAATCTTAACGAAGCGGCCATCGAGAACCTCACGGCATACTTCAACACTTGCTGGCGAGCCGGATCATTACCCCGGcagtggaaagcagccaagaccatcttgattcccaagccgggcaagccacccaacattgagaacctccggccgatctcgcttacatcctgtgtgggcaaagcgttggagcatgtactcatgaacaggtggcagaggtacctggaagattcggggctctacccaaacaccgtcatcgggttccgaaacaagctcggaactcaggacgccatgatacaactgaaaaatgaaatcctcgatgacactaccaacacgaaagacaAGCGAGCCATCTTGGGTTTGGACCTGCTGAGTGCTTTTGACAAAGTGAGACACTCAGCGATTCTCGCCCAGGTGTCACGGCTAAACATGGGCAAGAGAACTTATGCGTACATCAAGGATTTTTTGACGGAGCGGACTACCGAAATCATCGCCGGTGACCTGCGGCTCCaaaagaagaagctcggcagtgtcgggacctcccagggctcagtcatctcgccattgcttttcaaccttgtaatgaTAGGGGTGGCCGAGCGCCTCTCACGAGTGGCGCTGGTCCGACACACCATTTCTGCCGACGACATAACGCTCTGGGTCccaggaggaagcgacggacacatcgaggatacattgcaagaggcggttgacgctatcgaggagcagctggacgggTCTGGGCTCGTCTGCTCCCCAAGCAAGTCTGAGCTGTTGGTGATTCCTCCGAAAAGGACAGCTAGGAAGACGAAAGGCAACGAACCTGCGAGAGAGCAAGACACAATAAAGATCAGGACGAGTGGTGGTCACATGATCCCGGTTGTCGAGAAGATCCGAGTGCTGGGGatgctgattgagcgcaaacgagtcaacggcgagacggtcaaccgtCTGGCGGCCAAAGTCACCACGGCCATCCGCCTCATTAAGAGGGTGTCGcacagaacagcaggcatgaaggaagaaagcctcacccggctagtggaatccttcgctataagccacattacatacgttgctgctttccacaactggaggcagtgcgaactaaataagatcaatgcgctcatacgcaaagcgtacaaagctgcactcggacttctcgactgcacaagcaccgacaagttcctggccTTGGGAGTACATAACACCCtggaggaaatcgccgaggcgcagaggaccgctcagctcgcgcggctatcagaaacaagaacgggcagacaagtgctgcgtgacctaggcctgggaccaaaggaaatgggacccgaaaatacagaggtgcctgtaccggacgcaattagtagaaggctacgggtatgtccggtgccaaggaatatgaaccctgagttccacaaagagcggcgggcggcgagggccaaggcgctcatcgatctccatgccaaagacaggggtgccgtgtttgtggacgcggcagagtatccacatgacagaaaggcattcgccgctgcagtcgtcggggcatcgaccggtgcaacgagaacagctgcgagtgtgcggactcgaggcgcgcatcaagccgaggaggtggccattgctttggccatcgccgaccccgagtgcacgactgtgctctgtgattctaggacggcagtgaaaaattacgccagagcaagggtgtgtggtgaagccgcgcgtgtgttgcgtgtggtcgatctcgcgagtgaaagtcggtgtgtggtgataaagtggtttccggcccacatgggcagtgatgtgtcggatcgcggcaacgctaaccacaacgaggcggtgaacgcggcggcgcgaggactaaccaaccgtgccgctgctactacagccgacccgtcgtggtggtgggaaaccaaggacaaaatgacttcctataacgaaattgtgaaatggtaccgactagagcgaaggactatgccgccacctcatccgggcttgacccgtaaggaggcggttttatatcgacaacttcaaacggggtccttattcaccccggtgctgatgaggcacgtgtgcccaagtgtttatgaaagtgatctgtgttgtgtgtgccgaaaggaaagagccactgcagctcacatcctttgggactgtgccaagaatccgcatgaagctgcaacaataacaacgatcccgccgcggctcgaggccgcaacgagatgctatgaccaagatgtccaaacccaggccgtccagcagatctcggcggccctcgaaaggcaacgaccgagtgaaaccggagggaggctgccaccccaacagaggg acgaacttcgttgctcccGCGTCTAA